The following coding sequences lie in one Bacteroidota bacterium genomic window:
- the rimP gene encoding ribosome maturation factor RimP, producing MALVEDISGMVEASLAAINGFLVDVNIRGEKGSSVIEIFVDTDKGISADECAQVSRSIASELDRRNMIAGRYRLEVSSPGLDRPMKSVRQLRKNVGRQVSITSAAAGGNGPVEGTLQEVTDAAVTVVTKEKREQTFAVNEIREARVLPQFR from the coding sequence ATGGCGCTGGTTGAGGACATTTCCGGAATGGTCGAAGCAAGCCTCGCTGCGATCAACGGCTTTCTTGTGGATGTCAATATTCGCGGCGAAAAGGGGAGTTCCGTCATTGAAATTTTTGTGGATACCGACAAAGGTATCTCCGCAGATGAATGCGCTCAAGTGAGCCGCTCGATCGCCTCGGAGCTTGACCGAAGGAACATGATCGCGGGACGTTATCGTCTGGAAGTCTCATCCCCCGGGCTTGACCGGCCGATGAAATCGGTCCGGCAACTCAGGAAAAATGTCGGCCGCCAGGTCTCCATCACTTCTGCGGCCGCAGGCGGGAATGGTCCGGTTGAGGGAACGTTGCAGGAAGTCACGGATGCGGCGGTCACGGTCGTGACGAAAGAGAAACGCGAACAGACCTTTGCGGTGAACGAGATTCGCGAAGCACGGGTGCTTCCGCAGTTCAGATAA